Sequence from the Saccopteryx bilineata isolate mSacBil1 chromosome 6, mSacBil1_pri_phased_curated, whole genome shotgun sequence genome:
ATCATGAGAATATTATAGTCCTATAGATATTAACACAACTCTTGTTTCCACATTGgttttgtgttttagaaataaaaggaaaattatgaGGATATTTAGTGTGCCACCTACAGCAGAAATTCTGTCAGAGCCCAACTTTTATGACACAATAAGCAAAATTCGTTTAAGACAGCAGCTGGAAATGTATTCCATTTGTAAGTATATTCTGTGCTTAACTGTATATATAAGCatgtttaaaattgattttttggaATTGAATCTAGTTAGCAAGAGGTTTTCAAAAATAGCTggtaatgggccctggccagttggctcagctgtagaatgtcggcctggcgtatggatgtcccgggtttgattcccagtcagtgcacacaggagaagcagctatctgcttctccacccctcccctcacccttctctcttcccacctctctattcctctcctgTAGCCTTGGCTCAGatgtagaatgtcggcctggcgtatggatgtcccgggtttgattcccagtcagtgcacacaggagaaacagctATCagattctccaccccttcccttcacccttctctcttcccacctctctattcctctcctgTAACCTTGGCTCAGAtgtagcaagttggcccaggacactgaggatggctccatggcctctgctcaggtgctaaaatagcttggttgccaagcaacagagcagtggccccagatgggcagagcatcaccccatgggggcttgctgggtagatcccagttggggcacatgtgggagtccatctctgcctccccgcttctcacttaagaaaaattaaaaaattaaaaaaaaatagttggacGTGAAAACAATGCCTTTTTCAGATGCTCAACACAGTATCAGCAAAGGCAGATTTGCATGAAGTTAATGCTTCAGGACCCTGTACTTGTACAGGCCCACCAAAACCCTGAGAGGAACCATAGCAATGTGTATGTGTGATCATACTTCTGTAAATTTGGTAAAAATCAGCTATTTTAACAATCAGTTAAGATTTCTGTCTCCTTCCTACTTTCATTTGTCCTCCTTTGTACTTCCCCTTGTGAGGAATGACATTGAAGTGGCCTGGAGCATTTTGGGGACCTACGGGATAGTTGAATTGTAGCTACTTTTAGTTGGTGTTTGAAATTTGTATTTATGGAGTTTGCAGTCCCTTCTATTATAATTAAATTACTATAAGTCAAAGCAGTATAGGAGCGGCTTCCAGGAATATGGCATTTGACGTCAGTGTGCAAGGCCAGAGGGCATAGCTCAGTATTAATACTCATACTGAGTACGTAGGTAGAGAAGAAGCAAAGTTCACAATGTGCAGAGTCAAAATGCTTTGTAAGCCACAGCCACTTGTGCTgccatttaaaagaataatggtGTTGTTTCTGTTGTATCATTAAGTTGAGAAAAGCAAGATATAACATGTACTACAGTGACACCCTTTTAAAATCAATGACCtctactctggtttctcttcagatcatataattccttcaccttttaaaaccaaatgaccaaaACATCCTTTGTATTATCTGCATATAATATAAATGTTCTATACAATTATGCAAGCATGGAGGAAGGCTTGGAGAGATATGCATggattattaacattattaactTGATGGGGGCAGTGAgatttaaagaaagaagactggacattttgtaaaagaaatacatttactGTAAATACTTAAATGTGAGTGTGTGCATAGAAAGAAACGAGTGAAATTTTAGgtgaaaagtagaaagaaaaatattttttacacagGTAAAACCTCTAAACAATTCTTtagtataaattatttatttatttatttatttattttttctttttgtatttttctgaagctggaaacggggagagacagtcagacagactcctgcatgcgcccaaccgggatccacccggcacgcccaccaggggcgatgctctgcccaccagggggcaatgctctgcccctctgggacatcgctctgccgcaaccagagccactctagtgcctggggcagaggccaaggagccatccccagcgcccaggccatctttgctccaatggagccttggctgcgggaggggaagagagagacagagaggaaggaggggagcggggtggagaagcaaatgggcgcttctcctatgtgccctggccgggaatcgaacccgggtcccctgcacgccaggccgacactctaccgctgagccaaccgaccagggccgtataaattatttaaaaactggtTAACAGCAGTTTCTTTGGGGAAAGCAGCTGAGTAGGTAGCTGTAGCTCAGGCAGGAAGAAGACACACTTccactgctttttcttttgttccttctgCACTTTGTACCGTATGCATATGTTGCCAGTTCAAGCTAAGAAGTATAACTaacatagcattattcacaatggccaaaggtggaaacaacccaagtgtccttgACGGATGAACGGGTACACTAAACATGGGACAGAAATACAGTAGACTGTTTTTCAGCCTTTAAGAGGAAGAAACTTCTGACATATGCTCTAACAGGGATAAACCTCAAAGACATTTTGCTTCATAATTATTCTTAtaatgaagtgaaataagcctagCCAAGAAACAGATACTGTTTGTTTATGCTACTCAGGGTGAATATATTACTGGTAGTGTAACATCTACAATTATAAACCCAGTGTTAATACAGTAATTTGATGGGAATGGCATTAAATAAAGCTTATCAGAACTCCTGTCTTTGTAAGGTATATCAGTTTTCTAAGGCCGCTataaaaattatcacaaattttgtggcttaaaacaacacaggtGTATTCTCTTACAGTTTTATAGGTTAAACATCCTGCAACAGTCTCACTGGGATAAAATCCAAGTGTCAGCAGGGTTTTCTCTCTGCTCTACAGGAAAATCTGTTTCTTTGCCATTTCCAGCCTCTAGAAGCAACCCACATTTCTTGCCTGTGGCCCCATTCCTCCATATTCAAAGCCAGTAGCATTGCATCTTCCTGATCATTCTTCCATTTCTGTATCTTCCCCTGCATCTGAACTCAGCCAGGAAACGTTCTGTTTTTAAGGACCCGTGTGATTAGGTGGGGCCAGGGAACCCTGGGTAATCTCCCCCTCTCAAGGACTTGACCTTAATAACATCTTCAAAGTACCCTTTGCCCGGTCAGATAACATGTTCGCAGTTTACGGGAGTTAGGGTGTGCACCTCTTTGGAAGCCACTATTCTTATAAACAGTGAGTATGTGTAGATCTGTACACTTACTGAATCCCTTCACATTGGATCATTTTCAGTGTTCGCAACATATCTAGTGCTAACAAAGTCTGGCGGTTGAAGAGGAAATAGCAAACaaagttctttttcttaaagaggacTCCCAAAGTTGTAGAAGCTTTAGGCCACAAAAATCTGAATTCACCATGACTAGCGTAAACAAATAGTATCTCTTTTTTGgtgaggaaaaaaagagactgaAAGTTTTAAAGCTGTGAAGTGAATGTCATATTCATATAGATTTTATCTCTGTATTTTCTCTAGTTTTAGGTTAAGACCATTCTTCAATAAACATTTCTCAAAAGTACAAAGCGAATACAGAATTGCATATCTGTTTTCTGTTCTAGTTTATATTAGTCACAAAGTTCAATAAAAGTTTCTTAGGCTTGTAAgttaaaatatagttaaattCCTTATGATGTGGACaaaggtattattattaatttatctcAAGGTAGAAATGGGtgacaagaaagaaggaaattatgcaatattaattttaatagcttaatgtttaccatatattttaaagctcAAATAATCCTGATATACaagtaatagtaataaaaacatataaaagcaGTGTTGAGAAATTAGAACATCACAAAGTATAGTAAATTTCctccaatgggaaaaaaatgttaaattctaaGCTAATTTTTTACTGAGATTAATGACTTGATTGTGATTTAATGATATTAACTAGtaattactttattgattttatcttttttcttgttttttgttttgttttgtttgcttttcaataGCAAGAAAGTATGACTACCAGCAGCCACAGAACCAGGCCGACAGTGTGCAGCTCTCATTGGAATGAAACCTCGGAAAATGAGCGACATAAGTCATTGTGAAACAGTATGGTACAAGCTCCGAATTCTACTAAATCatgaacaacatattaaaaaaatcttttgtctccacaaaattattttacttgtgacttttccccaatttttttggtgtattttgttttgttttttaaaattgcatctCTGAGTCTTTTGTCACACTAATCAAAAATAGCTCAAAGGGCCCCAAAACAGAAGGATGGACCATAACGAGAGATGGTAGTTTTACTTTGTGGAGACCTTTGAGGTCTTCAGGATACAATCTGTTAGGAATGAAAACCCGTCTTTAGAAGTGAGAACCTGAGTTTATGCCACTTTGAGTTGAACattcttgcaaaaataaaaaatgaaaatccagTCATTGGATTTTCAGACTTCCTGTCAGACTGGACTCTGTGTTAAAAGTAACATGGAGAACAGTG
This genomic interval carries:
- the SMIM19 gene encoding small integral membrane protein 19, which encodes MLGGYGVMGDDGSIDYSVHEAWNEATNVYLVVILVSFGLFMYAKRNKRKIMRIFSVPPTAEILSEPNFYDTISKIRLRQQLEMYSISRKYDYQQPQNQADSVQLSLE